A stretch of DNA from Granulicella pectinivorans:
CCCCGGTATTGTGCATCTGCGTAATAAGACCGTCGAGTTCGCGCTTCACTGGATTCCTTCTATTCGTTCTTTTTTCGATGCATCAACCCAACGCTGCCTACGACTCGGGGTGCGGATTTATTCGATGCGAGATTCTATTGTGCGACGTCTGGGGCTGTTTGATCCAATGGGGTGCGTTGTGCTTGAGCTCTTCGGCGCCTCGCAGGATCTTTTCTTGCAGGTCGTGCGGTACCACGAAGGATACCGCATGTGCGCCATCTAGGAAATAGGGAGTTAGCCTACTTTTTGCCACGAGTGTCGTTCCCGGTACAAAGGCGCTCACCGCCATCATCACCGCGACTCCCAGCAGGCACCCCCGGGCGAACCCGAACAGCCCTCCCAGCAGCCTGTCCGGCAGACCCAGACCCACCATGCGCGCCCCTCGCCGTGCAATCACCCCCGCAAGATGGAACACCACCATGCTCGCCACCACGATCAGCCCAAACGCGATCATGTCGTCCGCCGTCCTGGACGTAATCCACGGATGCATCCAGAGCGCCAGGTTCCCATAGAACCACCCGGCGAGCAGAATCCCGGCAATCAGCCCCGCAAACGAAAAAAGCACGCGGATAATCCCACGCAGCAGCGCCGCCACCGTCGACCACACCAGCACAATCACCAGCAGCCAGTCGAAGGCATTGAAGGTCTGTGGAGCAGGCAGTTGCATTACAGCTCCGCCCGGCCTGTCAGCAGGTGAAAAGCCTCCATGTACTTCGCCAGCGTCCGTTCCACCACCAGCGGTGGCAGCGCCGGCGCCGGAGCCTGCTTGTTCCAGTGAATCGACTCCAGGTAATCCCGCACATACTGCTTGTCGAACGAGGGCTGCGGCCCGCCCGGAGCATACTGATCCGCCGGCCAGAACCGGCTCGAATCCGGCGTCAGCACCTCGTCGCACAGCGCGATCTGGCCATCGATCAGGCCAAACTCGAACTTGGTGTCGGCCAGAATCAGGCCCTTCGACGCCGCATGCGCGCTCGCCTTCCTGAAGATGGCGAGGGTCAGGTCCCGCAGCTTGCCCGCGATCTCAGGGCCCACCGCACGCACAACCGCGTCATACGAGATGTTCTCGTCATGCCCGCCCGTATTGATCTTCGCCGCCGGCGTAAAGATCGGCTCCGGCAGCCGGTCCGACTCCTTCAACCCCTTCGGCAGCGGAATCCCGCAGATCCCCCCGGTCGTCTGGTAATCCTTCCACCCCGACCCCGAGATATAAGCCCGCACCACGCACTCGACAGGGAACATCTCCGCCCGCCGCACGATCATCGAACGCTCCGCCACCTGCTCCTCAAACGGCTTCAAACGAGCCAGCGTCTCCACCGAAGGATGAGGCTGCAGATGATTCGCCACCGTATCCGCCAGAAACTCGAACCAGAAGTCCGAGATCTGCGTAAGAATCCGTCCCTTCCCCGGAATCCCGGTAGCCAGCACATGATCGAACGCCGAGAGCCGGTCGGTCGCAATAAACAGCAGGTCGGACGTAGGTTCAGGGCCAAGCGCGTAGATATCGCGCACCTTGCCACGTGCAATCAAAGGAAGCGGGGAGAGGTCGGTCGTAAGCAGAGCGTCAGCCATTACAAAAACGGTATCACCCTCATGCACGCTAAGGGTAATTCACGCCCTCTGGAATTCCTTGCCGGCCAGCGGAAGGCCCGCACCACATCATCGCGCCACGACCGGCATACAAGTCACGAAGACCGTGCCGCAGGCCCCGTGACCGCCCGCGAAGGGCACCCGTCCCACAGAACAGCGATCACCGGCCTATGGATCACTTAGCCCGCCACTTCTCCGTCAAAGGACGATCCGCCAGCGCCTTGATAAACAACCCGCCCACCACCGACCGAGCCTGAAACCCAACCTGTTTCCCGGTCTTCGTGTCATACCAGTCCGTCAGCGGAACCCGCGAAGAGGTCTCATTCGACCACTTGAAAAGCGGATCCACCATCGCATCGAACGGCGCTCTGGAATCCGCCAAAGTAGCCGTCCAAAGCTCCCAATCCAGCTTCGTATAATCCGCCCTGCTATCCAGCGGCAGCCCATACACATTCATCTTCGTCAGGTAATACGCAATCTCCGTCTCCCGCACTTCCTTGGGGAACAGGTTGTAGTCCAGCAGCTTGTCCCACACCAGGTTGTACTTCTGGCTCCACGTCCCCGGACTGTTGAACGCCAGCTTATAGTGGTCGCCTTCCTTCGCCATCCCAATCCACTTCTGCGCATACTCCTTGGCTGTCTTGTCGTAGCTCCTGGCCTCGGCCTCATGACGCAGCAGCTTCGCCAGATCCGCATACGCCTCCAGCGCATCGATCGCCTTGATCGACAGGTTCGCGTTATGCGCCACATGCCCTGCAAAGTCGTCCGTCGTCAACTGCCGGTCCGGATCCAGCCCATACTGCTTCAAATACTCCGCCCACTGCGTCAACTGCGGCCAGAACCGCGCCGCAAGCTCCGTGTTGTGCTCCGTCCGCGCGACAGCATCCACCAGGATCAGCAGATTGCCGCTCTCCTCCACCGGCATCTGGTCCTCTTCGGTCTTCTCGCCGCCGCCGTAGTCCTGTCCATTCGCCAGCGGATACCGCCCCAGGTCATGCGGAGCAAACGGAAACTTCCACCGGTTCGCCATCGCCGCATACTCCAGGACCGGAAGCACCTGAGCCTCCAGCAGCTTCGGATTAAAGAAAAGAAACAAAGGGGAAGACGGATACAAAACATCCACCGTCGCCATATCGCCGTTCGAGAAGTTCTCCTTGGCAAACAGCATCGGATGCCCATCGCCATCCGCCACCAGCTTGTGAGCTGC
This window harbors:
- a CDS encoding glutaminase family protein, with amino-acid sequence MRIGRIALPALLFAVTLMAQNRPPATPLITHDPYFSLWSTTDHLTDSPTKHWTGHAQPLTSLVRIDGKAFRVMGTDPRGVPALPQTSMELTPTHTRYTFAGSGVEIELSFFTPAFLDDLDVLSRPVTYLTWTAHATDGAAHQVDVMLDATASLATSFEGQPVTTSRHTIKSAEVLSVGTRDQSVLNRSGDDLLIDWGYFHLVVPKDERSSSSIASGAMRSFAETGVLGMDDDLEGAVPGTRSAPHLSVVLGLGSVSAAPVSSHLMVAYTETFSVQLMQQNLRPYWQRNRMPVATMLDAATAEYAGLDARGTKFDAELTADLTKSAGAHYAWLCTLSYRQAIAAHKLVADGDGHPMLFAKENFSNGDMATVDVLYPSSPLFLFFNPKLLEAQVLPVLEYAAMANRWKFPFAPHDLGRYPLANGQDYGGGEKTEEDQMPVEESGNLLILVDAVARTEHNTELAARFWPQLTQWAEYLKQYGLDPDRQLTTDDFAGHVAHNANLSIKAIDALEAYADLAKLLRHEAEARSYDKTAKEYAQKWIGMAKEGDHYKLAFNSPGTWSQKYNLVWDKLLDYNLFPKEVRETEIAYYLTKMNVYGLPLDSRADYTKLDWELWTATLADSRAPFDAMVDPLFKWSNETSSRVPLTDWYDTKTGKQVGFQARSVVGGLFIKALADRPLTEKWRAK
- a CDS encoding phosphoribosylaminoimidazolesuccinocarboxamide synthase; translation: MADALLTTDLSPLPLIARGKVRDIYALGPEPTSDLLFIATDRLSAFDHVLATGIPGKGRILTQISDFWFEFLADTVANHLQPHPSVETLARLKPFEEQVAERSMIVRRAEMFPVECVVRAYISGSGWKDYQTTGGICGIPLPKGLKESDRLPEPIFTPAAKINTGGHDENISYDAVVRAVGPEIAGKLRDLTLAIFRKASAHAASKGLILADTKFEFGLIDGQIALCDEVLTPDSSRFWPADQYAPGGPQPSFDKQYVRDYLESIHWNKQAPAPALPPLVVERTLAKYMEAFHLLTGRAEL
- a CDS encoding CvpA family protein — its product is MQLPAPQTFNAFDWLLVIVLVWSTVAALLRGIIRVLFSFAGLIAGILLAGWFYGNLALWMHPWITSRTADDMIAFGLIVVASMVVFHLAGVIARRGARMVGLGLPDRLLGGLFGFARGCLLGVAVMMAVSAFVPGTTLVAKSRLTPYFLDGAHAVSFVVPHDLQEKILRGAEELKHNAPHWIKQPQTSHNRISHRINPHPES